The following coding sequences lie in one Glycine max cultivar Williams 82 chromosome 19, Glycine_max_v4.0, whole genome shotgun sequence genomic window:
- the LOC100796700 gene encoding protein NUCLEAR FUSION DEFECTIVE 4 isoform X2, giving the protein MWLQPETFFLKGLEPSTTQTNRRHVGLDLLVYHFEMVVIRLGDLGWFDSLVWMCALIFVGTNGETYFNTVSLVSCVQNFPKSRGPVVGILKGFAGLSGAILTQIYALFHAPNQASLIFMVAVGPSLVGIGLMFIVRPVGGHKQVRPSDGKCFTLIYGVCLLLAAYLLGVMVVQDLVEVSETVISIFTGVLLLILLVPIVIPITLSFGPEQRHPEVEALLPPPQNKEAGKSQLDSDEVILSELEDEKPKEVDMLPASERQKRIAHLQQRLLQAAAEGAVRVKRRRGPHRGEDFTLTQALIKADFWLLFISMIMGSGSGLTVIDNLGQMSQSLGYDNAHIFVSMISIWNFLGRVGGGYISELVVRDHAYPRPVALAVFQLIMTLGHVFLGMGWPGSMYVGTLLVGLGYGAHWAIVPATASELFGLRNFGALYNFITIANPAGTLVFSSLIASTIYDAEAEKQHRQNMMLRVLNASEPLKCEGSVCFFLTSMIMAGLCVVGAGLCMVLVLRTRIVYANLYGKASSSRLRL; this is encoded by the exons ATGTGGCTCCAACCCGAGACCTTCTTTCTTAAGGGACTCGAGCCAAGTACCACTCAGACCAACCGACGACATGTTGGATTGGATTTACTCGTTTATCATTTTGAGATGGTGGTGATCAGGCTTGGTGATTTGGGGTGGTTCGACTCTCTTGTTTGG ATGTGTGCTCTTATCTTTGTGGGAACAAATGGTGAAACCTACTTCAATACAGTTTCTCTGGTGTCTTGTGTACAAAATTTCCCCAAAAGCCGGGGTCCTGTGGTGGGAATTCTAAAGGGCTTTGCTGGGTTGAGTGGTGCAATCTTGACTCAGATATATGCACTGTTCCATGCCCCTAATCAAGCATCACTAATATTTATGGTTGCTGTTGGTCCATCATTGGTAGGAATAGGTCTTATGTTCATTGTTAGGCCTGTTGGGGGTCACAAACAAGTTAGGCCATCAGATGGCAAATGCTTCACATTGATCTATGGTGTGTGCCTTCTATTGGCTGCATATTTGTTGGGAGTCATGGTTGTCCAAGATTTGGTTGAAGTGAGTGAAACTGTAATCTCTATATTCACTGGGGTTCTCTTGTTGATCCTCCTTGTCCCAATCGTTATTCCTATTACATTGAGTTTTGGCCCGGAGCAAAGGCATCCAGAGGTAGAAGCACTTCTTCCACCACCACAGAATAAAGAAGCAGGGAAATCTCAGCTGGATTCTGATGAAGTGATACTGAGTGAGTTGGAAGATGAGAAGCCTAAGGAAGTTGACATGCTCCCTGCATCAGAGAGGCAGAAACGTATCGCGCACTTGCAACAAAGACTGCTCCAAGCAGCTGCAGAAGGAGCAGTGAGGGTTAAGAGGAGAAGAGGACCACACAGAGGGGAAGATTTCACCTTGACACAAGCATTGATCAAAGCAGACTTTTGGCTTCTTTTCATTTCCATGATCATGGGTTCTGGATCCGGGTTGACTGTAATCGACAATCTGGGTCAGATGAGCCAGTCTCTAGGATATGACAATGCACATATATTTGTCTCCATGATCAGTATTTGGAACTTTCTTGGCCGTGTCGGAGGAGGTTACATATCTGAGCTTGTTGTGag GGATCATGCATATCCAAGGCCAGTTGCATTGGCTGTATTTCAACTCATTATGACTCTTGGGCATGTTTTCCTTGGTATGGGATGGCCAGGGTCAATGTATGTTGGCACTTTACTAGTTGGACTTGGTTATGGAGCTCATTGGGCAATTGTTCCAGCTACAGCCTCTGAGTTGTTTGGTTTGAGAAACTTTGGTGCTTTGTACAATTTCATTACTATAGCAAACCCTGCAGGAACACTGGTTTTCTCTAGTCTCATTGCCAGCACCATCTATGATGCTGAAGCAGAGAAACAACATCGCCAAAATATGATGTTGCGTGTGCTGAATGCTAGTGAGCCTCTAAAGTGCGAAGGTTCCGTATGTTTCTTCCTAACTTCCATGATCATGGCAGGATTATGCGTGGTTGGAGCAGGCCTATGCATGGTTCTTGTGTTAAGAACAAGGATTGTTTATGCCAACCTATATGGAAAAGCTTCTTCTAGTAGACTTCGATTATGA
- the LOC100796700 gene encoding protein NUCLEAR FUSION DEFECTIVE 4 isoform X1 yields the protein MGVLQEKLSSFYKSRWLVFVAAMWLQSWAGIGYLFGSISPVIKSSLGYNQKQLAMLGVAKDLGDAVGFMTGLLCEILPIWGALLVGAALNLVGYGWVWLVVTSQVPVLPLWAMCALIFVGTNGETYFNTVSLVSCVQNFPKSRGPVVGILKGFAGLSGAILTQIYALFHAPNQASLIFMVAVGPSLVGIGLMFIVRPVGGHKQVRPSDGKCFTLIYGVCLLLAAYLLGVMVVQDLVEVSETVISIFTGVLLLILLVPIVIPITLSFGPEQRHPEVEALLPPPQNKEAGKSQLDSDEVILSELEDEKPKEVDMLPASERQKRIAHLQQRLLQAAAEGAVRVKRRRGPHRGEDFTLTQALIKADFWLLFISMIMGSGSGLTVIDNLGQMSQSLGYDNAHIFVSMISIWNFLGRVGGGYISELVVRDHAYPRPVALAVFQLIMTLGHVFLGMGWPGSMYVGTLLVGLGYGAHWAIVPATASELFGLRNFGALYNFITIANPAGTLVFSSLIASTIYDAEAEKQHRQNMMLRVLNASEPLKCEGSVCFFLTSMIMAGLCVVGAGLCMVLVLRTRIVYANLYGKASSSRLRL from the exons atggggGTGTTACAGGAGAAGCTCTCTTCCTTCTACAAGAGCCGGTGGCTAGTGTTCGTGGCCGCAATGTGGCTGCAGTCGTGGGCGGGCATCGGGTACTTGTTCGGGAGCATCTCTCCTGTCATAAAAAGCTCCCTTGGCTACAACCAGAAGCAGCTCGCCATGCTTGGCGTCGCCAAGGACCTTGGTGACGCCGTCGGGTTCATGACCGGGCTTCTTTGTGAGATCTTGCCCATCTGGGGCGCGCTTCTTGTGGGTGCTGCTTTGAACCTTGTGGGATATGGCTGGGTCTGGCTTGTTGTCACTTCTCAAGTCCCTGTCTTGCCTCTCTGGGCT ATGTGTGCTCTTATCTTTGTGGGAACAAATGGTGAAACCTACTTCAATACAGTTTCTCTGGTGTCTTGTGTACAAAATTTCCCCAAAAGCCGGGGTCCTGTGGTGGGAATTCTAAAGGGCTTTGCTGGGTTGAGTGGTGCAATCTTGACTCAGATATATGCACTGTTCCATGCCCCTAATCAAGCATCACTAATATTTATGGTTGCTGTTGGTCCATCATTGGTAGGAATAGGTCTTATGTTCATTGTTAGGCCTGTTGGGGGTCACAAACAAGTTAGGCCATCAGATGGCAAATGCTTCACATTGATCTATGGTGTGTGCCTTCTATTGGCTGCATATTTGTTGGGAGTCATGGTTGTCCAAGATTTGGTTGAAGTGAGTGAAACTGTAATCTCTATATTCACTGGGGTTCTCTTGTTGATCCTCCTTGTCCCAATCGTTATTCCTATTACATTGAGTTTTGGCCCGGAGCAAAGGCATCCAGAGGTAGAAGCACTTCTTCCACCACCACAGAATAAAGAAGCAGGGAAATCTCAGCTGGATTCTGATGAAGTGATACTGAGTGAGTTGGAAGATGAGAAGCCTAAGGAAGTTGACATGCTCCCTGCATCAGAGAGGCAGAAACGTATCGCGCACTTGCAACAAAGACTGCTCCAAGCAGCTGCAGAAGGAGCAGTGAGGGTTAAGAGGAGAAGAGGACCACACAGAGGGGAAGATTTCACCTTGACACAAGCATTGATCAAAGCAGACTTTTGGCTTCTTTTCATTTCCATGATCATGGGTTCTGGATCCGGGTTGACTGTAATCGACAATCTGGGTCAGATGAGCCAGTCTCTAGGATATGACAATGCACATATATTTGTCTCCATGATCAGTATTTGGAACTTTCTTGGCCGTGTCGGAGGAGGTTACATATCTGAGCTTGTTGTGag GGATCATGCATATCCAAGGCCAGTTGCATTGGCTGTATTTCAACTCATTATGACTCTTGGGCATGTTTTCCTTGGTATGGGATGGCCAGGGTCAATGTATGTTGGCACTTTACTAGTTGGACTTGGTTATGGAGCTCATTGGGCAATTGTTCCAGCTACAGCCTCTGAGTTGTTTGGTTTGAGAAACTTTGGTGCTTTGTACAATTTCATTACTATAGCAAACCCTGCAGGAACACTGGTTTTCTCTAGTCTCATTGCCAGCACCATCTATGATGCTGAAGCAGAGAAACAACATCGCCAAAATATGATGTTGCGTGTGCTGAATGCTAGTGAGCCTCTAAAGTGCGAAGGTTCCGTATGTTTCTTCCTAACTTCCATGATCATGGCAGGATTATGCGTGGTTGGAGCAGGCCTATGCATGGTTCTTGTGTTAAGAACAAGGATTGTTTATGCCAACCTATATGGAAAAGCTTCTTCTAGTAGACTTCGATTATGA
- the LOC100796700 gene encoding protein NUCLEAR FUSION DEFECTIVE 4 isoform X3 → MCALIFVGTNGETYFNTVSLVSCVQNFPKSRGPVVGILKGFAGLSGAILTQIYALFHAPNQASLIFMVAVGPSLVGIGLMFIVRPVGGHKQVRPSDGKCFTLIYGVCLLLAAYLLGVMVVQDLVEVSETVISIFTGVLLLILLVPIVIPITLSFGPEQRHPEVEALLPPPQNKEAGKSQLDSDEVILSELEDEKPKEVDMLPASERQKRIAHLQQRLLQAAAEGAVRVKRRRGPHRGEDFTLTQALIKADFWLLFISMIMGSGSGLTVIDNLGQMSQSLGYDNAHIFVSMISIWNFLGRVGGGYISELVVRDHAYPRPVALAVFQLIMTLGHVFLGMGWPGSMYVGTLLVGLGYGAHWAIVPATASELFGLRNFGALYNFITIANPAGTLVFSSLIASTIYDAEAEKQHRQNMMLRVLNASEPLKCEGSVCFFLTSMIMAGLCVVGAGLCMVLVLRTRIVYANLYGKASSSRLRL, encoded by the exons ATGTGTGCTCTTATCTTTGTGGGAACAAATGGTGAAACCTACTTCAATACAGTTTCTCTGGTGTCTTGTGTACAAAATTTCCCCAAAAGCCGGGGTCCTGTGGTGGGAATTCTAAAGGGCTTTGCTGGGTTGAGTGGTGCAATCTTGACTCAGATATATGCACTGTTCCATGCCCCTAATCAAGCATCACTAATATTTATGGTTGCTGTTGGTCCATCATTGGTAGGAATAGGTCTTATGTTCATTGTTAGGCCTGTTGGGGGTCACAAACAAGTTAGGCCATCAGATGGCAAATGCTTCACATTGATCTATGGTGTGTGCCTTCTATTGGCTGCATATTTGTTGGGAGTCATGGTTGTCCAAGATTTGGTTGAAGTGAGTGAAACTGTAATCTCTATATTCACTGGGGTTCTCTTGTTGATCCTCCTTGTCCCAATCGTTATTCCTATTACATTGAGTTTTGGCCCGGAGCAAAGGCATCCAGAGGTAGAAGCACTTCTTCCACCACCACAGAATAAAGAAGCAGGGAAATCTCAGCTGGATTCTGATGAAGTGATACTGAGTGAGTTGGAAGATGAGAAGCCTAAGGAAGTTGACATGCTCCCTGCATCAGAGAGGCAGAAACGTATCGCGCACTTGCAACAAAGACTGCTCCAAGCAGCTGCAGAAGGAGCAGTGAGGGTTAAGAGGAGAAGAGGACCACACAGAGGGGAAGATTTCACCTTGACACAAGCATTGATCAAAGCAGACTTTTGGCTTCTTTTCATTTCCATGATCATGGGTTCTGGATCCGGGTTGACTGTAATCGACAATCTGGGTCAGATGAGCCAGTCTCTAGGATATGACAATGCACATATATTTGTCTCCATGATCAGTATTTGGAACTTTCTTGGCCGTGTCGGAGGAGGTTACATATCTGAGCTTGTTGTGag GGATCATGCATATCCAAGGCCAGTTGCATTGGCTGTATTTCAACTCATTATGACTCTTGGGCATGTTTTCCTTGGTATGGGATGGCCAGGGTCAATGTATGTTGGCACTTTACTAGTTGGACTTGGTTATGGAGCTCATTGGGCAATTGTTCCAGCTACAGCCTCTGAGTTGTTTGGTTTGAGAAACTTTGGTGCTTTGTACAATTTCATTACTATAGCAAACCCTGCAGGAACACTGGTTTTCTCTAGTCTCATTGCCAGCACCATCTATGATGCTGAAGCAGAGAAACAACATCGCCAAAATATGATGTTGCGTGTGCTGAATGCTAGTGAGCCTCTAAAGTGCGAAGGTTCCGTATGTTTCTTCCTAACTTCCATGATCATGGCAGGATTATGCGTGGTTGGAGCAGGCCTATGCATGGTTCTTGTGTTAAGAACAAGGATTGTTTATGCCAACCTATATGGAAAAGCTTCTTCTAGTAGACTTCGATTATGA